In Bacillus pumilus, the sequence GAGATCACTTGTCCGTCAGTTGTTGTAAAACCTGTAAAATGTCCATTTGTTAAAAGAGATGTGAGTTCTTCTGCATTGTAATCAGGCCAGTCTACCTCTTTTGACAGTGCGATGAGATCTGGTATGTCACCAAGTGTTAATGATCGTTGAATAACGTTTGCCAATACACGCAACTCCTTCTTAGCTGAATTGATCTATCTGTATCGTACCATAAGAAGTCATAAGAAAAAGGAAAAGGGGGCTCCTTTTCCTTTCAGCGTGTAGACAAACCCTCGCATTCGGTGTCAGTCCTGCGTGCCGGTGCTCACGAATCTCAAATTCGCTCCGCTCCGGTACTCGTCCTTCCTAGACTACAAAGGTTTTCTATCACGCTGAAAAGAAGACAAAGGGCTAAAATCAAGATCATTTTAGCCCTTTGTCAACAATCTGAAAGGAAAAGGGAGATCCTTTTCCTTTTTGTCGGATTAATAATTCAGGTCACGGTTGTATTCATATTCAAAGGTGAGCTGCAAGTTTTTAATCGACACAACGCCCACTTTGATTAATCGTCCACCAATCAACTGAGGAACCTCTGTCGCATTGAAAGACACAAAAAAGCGATCTTTTGCCGGAACCTGACTTGTTTTATAAGAAGAGATGTCCACTTTTTGTCCATTCCAAGGTACGTTCACTGTCCCGTCTTTTAAGGAAGAAACGGTGAATACATAATTGTGTGCGTTTGTACTGCCTTTTTCAGCTTCTAAGGAAAGACCAGTCACGACGGCATCCTGAGGCAAGCTGCTTAAATCAAAAGAAGAATTTGGAGAACCGGATTCATTGAAGCTGTTAAGTGTGGCAGGTGATCCATATCGTTTGGTTGTGCCTTTTTCAATGCTTTTATCAAACACAATACGATACATGTTATCTTCTTCATTTAATAATCGTTTTGGTTTAACGGATAGGTAGTAATCAGTGCTGGCGGCAATTTTCGGCATATGAATGATCTCGTTTTGGTTGTTTGTCCGCACAGAGGAAGACACAAGTGACCCGTTCTTATTGTAAAGGTAGAGGTCGAAATCATTTCCAGACTTCACATTCACGAGTTTAATAGAAAAGCGGCCATCTGCTCCATCAAATTTGGAGCTGGTGAAACGGTAAAAATCGATGTCATCCATAGAAGAGATACTGCCCTCATGATATAAATACGTTTTACTCAGATGAAGGGAATGCTGTAAGAATTGAGCTTTTTCCATCGTATCATTGTTTGCATAATCACTGTCAGGGTACAGGTGCTCTAATTCTTCTGTATAATATTTTGTTTGTTTCGTAGAGGCTTCACTTGCTTGTGCAGGTGATTGAAAGAGAGGTGTAGCGATGAAGAGGCCGGTAAGCAGTAAAATCCCCATTTTCTTTTTGAACATGACAAACATCTCCTTTTGAGTGAATGACTTTTATTTGTAATATCGGTAAATAATATTAAATATTGATATTTATCCCAATATTTATCAAAAAAGAACCTCCAATCACGGAGGTCCTGCATTAATGAACATTAAAATATCGAGCTTCAGGATGAGAAACGACGATCGCTGAAACAGATGCTTCAGGTTCCATCATGAAGCCTTCTGTCAGATAGATGCCGATTTTTTCAGGCTGAAGCAGGTGGAACAGCTTTTCTTGGTCTTCAAGATTTGGACACGCTGGATAGCCAAAGGAATAGCGCTGCCCTTGATATTTGGCCTGGAACCGCTTGTCCATTGTGAAATCGACTGGGTCAGGGAAGCCCCATTTGTCACGAATCACTTGGTGGGTTCTTTCAGCTAAGCCTTCTGCAAGCTCAAGCGCCAGTGCTTGGACAGCATGCATTTTTAAATAATCACCTTCTTGCTTAAATTGCTGCGCCACTTCACGTATGCGCGCACCAGCTGTGACGGCAAATAAGGCGATATAATCTTTCTCATTTTCTTCGCTTTTCCGCACATAGTCTGAAATGGAGCGGTATGGAAGTTTCTCCTGTCTTGGAAATTGAAATGTTTCAATGATGCGATCAGGCGCTTCCGGATCATAAATATGCAGATCATTCTCGTTTGAACTGGCAGGGAAGAATTGATAAACAAATGCCGGTGCAAACCAGCCTTTCTCTCTGCCTTCCTGAAGAAGGTCTGTGACAAGCTGTTTTAGCTCCAATGCTTTTGGGTGCTGTTCAGCTAATAATGTTTTGACCTTTCCTTTTAAGCCGAGGTGATGACCAATAAGCATTTGCTCATTCACATAGGGCATAATATGATGCAAATCGATGTCACGCACATAATGGCGTTTTGTATTTTCTGGCGTGAAAACCGGCGCCTGCGGGAGTGCCGCGCGTTTTTCCAGTAATTCAATGACGGCTTTCGGCTGTTTCACTTCTTTCTCTTTGATAAGTGCCTCTTGTTCCGCTGAGGGCTTTGTTTGAAATTGAAGAGGGTTTGCTTTTAACTCATTGGCTAATGACAGGCCGTCCATTGCATCTTTTGCATAAAGGACGGGTCCGTCATAATGAGGCGAAATTTTCATCTTCGTAAATTTCCGTGAAAGAGCAGCACCGCCGACCAAAATGGGAACGGAGATGTTCGCTTTTTGTAAATCTTGAGCGGTCAGTACCATTTGCTGTGCTGACTTGACAAGTAATCCGGATAATCCGATCATATCTGGTTTTTCCTTTTGCACAGCTTCGATCAATGTTTGAGGTGTGACTTTGATCCCGAGATCGACCACTTGAAAGCCATTATTGCTCAAAATGATGTCGACAAGGTTTTTCCCGATATCATGGACATCTCCTTTAACCGTCGCAAGGAGAATCTTCCCTTTGCCGCTTGCATGCTGCTTTTCCATATATTGCTCAAGATACGAAACAGATGCTTTCATGACCTCTGCCGATTGAAGCACTTCAGCCACAATCAATTCGTTTTGATTAAAAAGACGTCCAACTTCAGCCATTCCCTGCATCAAGGGTCCATTGATGATATGAAGAGGTGATTCGAATTGGTCTAAGGCAAGGGACAGATCATCAATCAGCCCTTCTTTTGTTCCTTCGACGACGTATAACGCCAGCCTCTCATCAAGCGATAAGGAGACCTTTGGTTTTTTCTCCGTTTTCTTTTTCCCGCGGTAAAATTGGGTGAATTCGGCAAGGGTTTGATCATTTGTTTCATAAAGTAATGTTTCAGCTAGCTTGATTTCTTCCTTTGGAATCGAAGCGAAACGTTCAAGTTTTTCAGTATTAACGATTGCATAATCAAGTCCTGCTTGGACGCAGTGATACAAATAGACGGAGTTCAAGATCTCTCTGCCAACAGGCGGGAGTCCGAAAGACACGTTACTAATGCCTAAAATCGTGAGACACTCAGGCAGTGTTTCCTTGATCATTTTGATGCCTTTGATCGTTTCTTCGGCAGCGCCAATATACTGCGCGTCTCCAGTGCCTACCGGAAAGACGAGTGGATCAAAAATGATGTCACTTGAGGGAATTCCATATTTCTTCGTTAAGAGATCATGAGAACGTACGGCAATCTCGAGCTTTCGTTCTGCTGTTACAGCCATCCCTGTTTCATCGATCGTGCCGACAACAAGTGCGCCGCCATATAGTTTCACAAGCGGAAGAATTTCTTCAAACCGTTCTTCGCCATCCTCGAGATTAATGGAATTGATGATGGCTTTCCCTTGGGAGTACGTGAGTGCCTTTTCAATCACGTGTTTATCCGTTGAATCAATGACAAAAGGAGCTTTGACTTTTTTCATGGCCTCTTGTAAAAAGCCTTCCATGTCTGCTGCCTCGTCACGGTCTGGATCAGCGAGACACACATCAATGACGTGAGCGCCATTTTTCACCTGTGCACGAGCAATTTCTGACGCTTCTTCAAACTTTTGTTCCGCAATCAGCCGTTTGAATTTCCGGGAGCCAATGACATTTGTCCGTTCACCTACAAAAAGCGGACGCATTGCTTCTTCATAAATTAGGGGGTCAATTCCTGATACGGTATGCTGTGACGATTCATGAACCATGCGGCGCGGCTGGAGCGAGCGCACTTCGTCTGATAATGCCTGAATATGTGCAGGTGTTGTTCCGCAGCAGCCCCCGACGATATTTAACCAGCCTTCCTGTGCGAAGGCGGCGATTTTTTTAGCAAGGGAAGCAGGGGATTCGTGATATTGTCCTTCTTCATCTGGGAGACCAGCATTTGGATAGCAGCTAACAGCTGACTTTGCGATGGAGGAGAGTGTGCGGATATGGTCTGTCATAAATTCTGGACCAGTTGCACAGTTTAGGCCAACGCTGATTGGTTTCATATGCTCAAGAGAGATATAAAAGGCTTCAATATCTTGACCGGCAAGGGTGGTGCCCATTGGTTCAATCGTACCTGATACCATGAGTGGTAATTGAATGCCGGTCGCGTTAAAGGCTTTCTGAATGCCCATGAATCCAGCTTTTACATTCAGCATGTCTTGGCTTGTTTCTAAAAGAAGGGCATCACATTTGCCATCAATGAGTGCGCGAGCCTGCTCTTCATAGTTTCTGACGAGCTCTTCAAAGGTTGTGCCGCCTGTCACAGATAATGTTTTAGTTGTAGGCCCCATTGCGCCTACAACAAAACGAGGCCACTCCGGTGTGGAGAAACGATCTGCTTCATTCTTTGCCAGCTGAGCAGCTCGTACGTTGAGTTCATAGGCGAGATGGCCAAGCCCATATTCATCAAGGACGAGCTTTGTAGCGCCGAACGTATTCGTTTCAATGAAATCCGCACTTGCTTCAAGATATTCCCGGTGGATTGTGGAGATGATGTGAGGGGCTGTCATGTTCAAATATTCGTTACAGCCCTCATACTCTTCTCCGCCAAAGTCCTCTGCTGTGAGATTGGCGTTTTGAATCATTGTGCCCATTGCACCATCAAGGACAAGGATGCGTCTCTTGAGCTGTTCAGTGATAGTTGACATGTACGTTTGGCTCCTTTTCTTTCTGATGGATGTAGGTTGTCAGTTCTGCTGTTAAATCTGATCGAAGGAAAGGGGTAATTAAATAAATGCCATTAAACAATTCGCAGGCTGTATCTAATAAAGAGCGGGCAATCGCTAAGCCTTCTGCTCGCTGCTTTTCCTTATCCTCGCCAGCCTTGACCATAATGTCACGAATGGAATCAGATAATTTGATGCCTGGAATTTCATGATGAATAAACTCTGCATTTCGGCTGCTTGTTAACGGCATAATGCCGATGTAAATCGGTTTATCCAAATGACGGCTTTCCTCATGAATTTTCACTAGCTGTTCCTCTGAATAAACAGGCTGTGAGATGAAATAATCAGCGCCGTATTCTATTTTTTTCTCAAGACGTTTTACTGCTTTATCAATATGACGTACATTTGGATTAAACGCGCCAGCCACTGAAAAATTGGTCTTTTTGCCAAGCGGCTTCCCAGAGAAAGAAAGTCCTTCGTTAAACTGTTTGATGAGACGAATCAAATCAAAGGAGGTTAAATCATAAACAGATGTTGCACCTGGGAAGTCACCAATTTTAGACGGGTCGCCTGTAATGGCTAAAATATCGGTTAATCCGAGAGTGTCGAGTCCCATCAAATGGGATTGTAGCCCAATCAAATTACGATCACGACACGTGATATGGACAAGTGAACGCATATCAAGCTGCTGTTTCAATAATGCACCGCAAGCCACATTGCTAATGCGCGGAGTCGCAAGAGAATTATCAGCTAACGTCAGGGCATCAATGCCTGCACTCTTTAATTCATTTGCTGCGACAAGGAATTTTTCAAAGTTCAGCTTCTTTGGCGGGTCCAGCTCTACGATAATCGATCGTTTTTTAACAGCCAGCTCGTCAAGTCCAGGTTCAGTGCGCTGGTCTTGGATCGAAATGATTTCTTCTTTTAATACTTTCACTTCTTTTTCAGTGATCGGTGCTAAATCTTTAACTGCTTCAGCCATTGCGTTAATATGCTGAGGCGTCGTTCCGCAGCAGCCTCCGATAATGCGTGCGCCTTGATTTCTAAACTCTAGTGCACTTTTTCGGAAATAGTCATTATCTGTATCATAGACGAGTCTGCCTTCTTCAAGAGACGGGAGACTGCTGTTAGGATAGACAGATAAATGAGAATTTTCCAAAATCGGAACGCCTTCGAGTGCCTGAATCATATGATAAGGGCCCAGCCTGCAGTTGATCCCAACGACATCAGCGCCAAGAGAGGATAATTCAGATAAACCGTCCTTCAGCGGTGTACCGTCCTGCAAAACACCTTGCTCGTGCATGGATACGTTCATGACAATCGGGAGAGTCGTTTCTTTGCGCGCAATTTCGAGAACGGCCTTCGCCTCTTCCATATCATAATACGTTTCAAGCAATAATCCGTCAGGCTGTTCATTTAATAGGATGTACAGCTGCTCTCTAAAGCTTCGTTTGATCTCGTCTATCGAGTAGGCATTTTTGTTAAACGTTCGAATGCCGCCAATCGTTCCGAGTACATAAGCTGAGCCAGCGGCAGCTTTTGCAATTTGTACCGCTTTTGTATTGATACGTTTTGTTTCTTCCTCTAAGCCGTAGCGGGATAGTTTAATATAATTCGCACCGTACGTGTTCGTTTGGATGATGTCAGCTCCAGCCTGCACATACGCCTCATGCACTCTTTTCACTTCATCTTCTTTTGATAAATTTAGTTCTTCAAAGCACCGGTCAATGCCGTAAGAGTATAAAAGTGTTCCCATTGCTCCGTCAGCAATCAATACGCGATTTTGTAAGTCTTGTAATAGGCCCATTGTATTCCTCCTTATTTCTATGTAACAAAAAAAGCCTTCTGATAAGAAGAAGACTTTTTGGCTGTATCGTAATTCTTCTCCTTATCTTCCAAGCAGTTGCTTGCTGGATTTAGCACCTTGGTCATAGAAAATACATTTCTACTACACCGGTTGCTGAGGCTTCACAGGGCCAGTCCCTCTGCCTCTCTTGATAAGAAAGCGATATGAACATGTCAATGAATTGAACTTCCATCAACTGTAACGAAAAAATCGAAAATAATCAATGGAAAATTTAAAATTTATCGAAAATTTATAAATTGGACGTCAATCGGCAAATCTGCTTTGCGCATGAGTGAAATGACCTCTTGTAAATCATCTTTATTTTTCCCTGTTACACGCACTTGGTCATCCTGAAACTGCGACTTCACTTTGATCCCAGATTGCTTAATGAGTGCGTTGATCTTTTTGGCATTGTCTTTATCGATACCGCTAATCAGCTTGGCACGCTGGCGTACTGTTCCGCCTAGGGCATGTTCGGTTTTTCCGTAGTCGATGTTTTTAGTTGGTACATTTCGTTTAATCAGCTTTGTCACAAGCACATCTTTTAGCTGTTCAAGCTTGAAGTCATCATCTGAGGTGAGAACGAGCTCTTCTTTTTCAAGTGAAATATCACTTTTACTTCCTTTAAAATCATAACGATTTTTAATTTCTTTTAGCGCTGCTTGAATGGCGTTTTGCACCTCTGGCAGTTCCACCTTCGATACAATATCAAATGAACTTTCTTTTGCCATAACACATGACCTCCAAGTATAGATATTGCGTCTATTTTATCATGCAAACAGGGCAAGAAGAAGCTTTATCATATAGACAAATCAAAGAGTTCAGCCGCTTGCGGTATAAATCAAGGGAAGTTTGTCCACTTTAGCTAACAGAACTAGAGATGTTCATGTTGAAAGAAGTATAGTAGAATAAAGTGAATCAAAAGATGAACGAACGCTCTTTTATGGGCAGATAGGAAGGAAGAGAACATGAGACCAGGTGAGCAATTGACCTTGCAAATAGAGAACGAGATGGAGTACGGCTACTTTTTGACAGATGGTGAAGATTCTGTCCTCTTGCATCGCAGTGAGATGACAGAGGATATTGATGACAGGGATGAAGTAGAGGTCTACTTATATGTAGATCATGAAGAAAGACTAGCAGCTACGATGAAAATGCCTACAATCAATGCACATACATATGGCTGGGTAGAAGTCGTAGACGTTGTAGAAGACATGGGCGCATTTGTCGATGTCGGGCTATCAAAGGATGCACTTGTTGCAACAGAACACCTCCCGCCTTTTGAGGAAGCATGGCCGAAAAAAGGAGACAAACTCTATTGTATGCTGAAAGTCACAAGCTACGGTAGAATGTTCGCAAAGACAGCCACTGAGGATGTGATCAGTGAATTGTTCACTGAGGCGCCAGAAACCTTAATGAACAAAGAAATCACTGGGACAATTTATCGCTTAATTGCGACAGGCTCTTTTATGCTGACAGATACAGGGGTGAGGGGATTTATCCACCGCACAGAACGAAAGGAAGAACCAAGATTAGGATCGGAAGTGACAGGCCGCGTCATTGCGGTGAAAGAGGATGGAACCGTGAACGTTTCTTTGCTTCCTAGAAAGCAGGACGCGTTATCTGTTGATGCAGAAGAAATTTTAACCTATATGAGAACGAGAAATGGCGCCATGCCTTACTGGGATAAAAGTGATCCAGAAGATATTCGTGAACGATTTCAAATGAGCAAGGCGGCCTTTAAACGCGCATTAGGTCATCTGATGAAAAATGATCTAGTCTATCAAGAAGAAGGCTGGACCTACGAGAAAAAGTGAGCATTTGCTCACTTTTTTTATTTTTGTCATAAATAATGGGTTTTTTCAGTGAAAAAAGTCATGAAAAAAGCTGAAAAACCTTCCCTTTATCATTGAAACAACGCCACTCAAATCCGATAAGAAAGGAGTAAGGATGATAAAAGGAGTGTGTTTTTGGATGAAAGTGAAGGTGTCAATACTTCTGATGGCAGCCATGCTCATGGTACTCGCCTCATGCAGCAATCAACAGGGAGGACCACCGAAGTCAAATGTGAAGCATATTGGCGTCATGCTGACAGACGATGGTCTTGGTGATCAATCATTTAACGATTCATCATTTAAAGGTTTAGAAAAAGCACGTGACGGGCTTGGCATTGAATTTGATTATAGAGAAATTGCAGAAACGGATACATACGAAAAAGGACTGGCAGAGCTCGTAAAAGATGGCAATGACCTGATCATCGGTGTAGGCTTCAGTATGCAAGAAGACTTAGAAAAAGTCGCAAAAAAATATCCAAAGAAGCAATTCTTGCTGATTGATGCCGTATCTGAGCTGAAAAATGTGACCTCCGTGACGTTTAAAGAAGAGCAAGGCAGCTATTTAGCAGGGGCACTTGCTGCCATGACAACGAAAAGTGATGTCATTGGATTTGTTGGCGGCGTCGATGCGGATGTCATTCATCGTTTTGAAAAAGGATTTCAAAAAGGTGCCAAATCTGTGAATCCGAAAATCAATATCTTATCCACCTATGCAGGTACATTTAGCGACGCAGGCAAAGGTAGTAAAATTGCCAAAGAAATGATCAAAAAGAAAGCAGATGTTTTATATGCCGCAGCCGGCTATACGGGTGTTGGTGTATTAAAAGAAGCACAATCACAAGGCAAATATGCAATTGGCGTAGACAGCGATCAGTACTATACGGCTGAGAAAGCTGTGATTTCATCCATGGTCAAAAAAGTCGATGAAGTGGTCTATCAATTCAGCGAACAGCTCGTAAAGAACAATCAAATCAAAAGTGGGCATATCGTCTATGACTTAAGCAATGACGGAATCGATA encodes:
- a CDS encoding anti protein, which codes for MFKKKMGILLLTGLFIATPLFQSPAQASEASTKQTKYYTEELEHLYPDSDYANNDTMEKAQFLQHSLHLSKTYLYHEGSISSMDDIDFYRFTSSKFDGADGRFSIKLVNVKSGNDFDLYLYNKNGSLVSSSVRTNNQNEIIHMPKIAASTDYYLSVKPKRLLNEEDNMYRIVFDKSIEKGTTKRYGSPATLNSFNESGSPNSSFDLSSLPQDAVVTGLSLEAEKGSTNAHNYVFTVSSLKDGTVNVPWNGQKVDISSYKTSQVPAKDRFFVSFNATEVPQLIGGRLIKVGVVSIKNLQLTFEYEYNRDLNY
- the metH gene encoding methionine synthase, translating into MSTITEQLKRRILVLDGAMGTMIQNANLTAEDFGGEEYEGCNEYLNMTAPHIISTIHREYLEASADFIETNTFGATKLVLDEYGLGHLAYELNVRAAQLAKNEADRFSTPEWPRFVVGAMGPTTKTLSVTGGTTFEELVRNYEEQARALIDGKCDALLLETSQDMLNVKAGFMGIQKAFNATGIQLPLMVSGTIEPMGTTLAGQDIEAFYISLEHMKPISVGLNCATGPEFMTDHIRTLSSIAKSAVSCYPNAGLPDEEGQYHESPASLAKKIAAFAQEGWLNIVGGCCGTTPAHIQALSDEVRSLQPRRMVHESSQHTVSGIDPLIYEEAMRPLFVGERTNVIGSRKFKRLIAEQKFEEASEIARAQVKNGAHVIDVCLADPDRDEAADMEGFLQEAMKKVKAPFVIDSTDKHVIEKALTYSQGKAIINSINLEDGEERFEEILPLVKLYGGALVVGTIDETGMAVTAERKLEIAVRSHDLLTKKYGIPSSDIIFDPLVFPVGTGDAQYIGAAEETIKGIKMIKETLPECLTILGISNVSFGLPPVGREILNSVYLYHCVQAGLDYAIVNTEKLERFASIPKEEIKLAETLLYETNDQTLAEFTQFYRGKKKTEKKPKVSLSLDERLALYVVEGTKEGLIDDLSLALDQFESPLHIINGPLMQGMAEVGRLFNQNELIVAEVLQSAEVMKASVSYLEQYMEKQHASGKGKILLATVKGDVHDIGKNLVDIILSNNGFQVVDLGIKVTPQTLIEAVQKEKPDMIGLSGLLVKSAQQMVLTAQDLQKANISVPILVGGAALSRKFTKMKISPHYDGPVLYAKDAMDGLSLANELKANPLQFQTKPSAEQEALIKEKEVKQPKAVIELLEKRAALPQAPVFTPENTKRHYVRDIDLHHIMPYVNEQMLIGHHLGLKGKVKTLLAEQHPKALELKQLVTDLLQEGREKGWFAPAFVYQFFPASSNENDLHIYDPEAPDRIIETFQFPRQEKLPYRSISDYVRKSEENEKDYIALFAVTAGARIREVAQQFKQEGDYLKMHAVQALALELAEGLAERTHQVIRDKWGFPDPVDFTMDKRFQAKYQGQRYSFGYPACPNLEDQEKLFHLLQPEKIGIYLTEGFMMEPEASVSAIVVSHPEARYFNVH
- a CDS encoding bifunctional homocysteine S-methyltransferase/methylenetetrahydrofolate reductase: MGLLQDLQNRVLIADGAMGTLLYSYGIDRCFEELNLSKEDEVKRVHEAYVQAGADIIQTNTYGANYIKLSRYGLEEETKRINTKAVQIAKAAAGSAYVLGTIGGIRTFNKNAYSIDEIKRSFREQLYILLNEQPDGLLLETYYDMEEAKAVLEIARKETTLPIVMNVSMHEQGVLQDGTPLKDGLSELSSLGADVVGINCRLGPYHMIQALEGVPILENSHLSVYPNSSLPSLEEGRLVYDTDNDYFRKSALEFRNQGARIIGGCCGTTPQHINAMAEAVKDLAPITEKEVKVLKEEIISIQDQRTEPGLDELAVKKRSIIVELDPPKKLNFEKFLVAANELKSAGIDALTLADNSLATPRISNVACGALLKQQLDMRSLVHITCRDRNLIGLQSHLMGLDTLGLTDILAITGDPSKIGDFPGATSVYDLTSFDLIRLIKQFNEGLSFSGKPLGKKTNFSVAGAFNPNVRHIDKAVKRLEKKIEYGADYFISQPVYSEEQLVKIHEESRHLDKPIYIGIMPLTSSRNAEFIHHEIPGIKLSDSIRDIMVKAGEDKEKQRAEGLAIARSLLDTACELFNGIYLITPFLRSDLTAELTTYIHQKEKEPNVHVNYH
- a CDS encoding YajQ family cyclic di-GMP-binding protein, which produces MAKESSFDIVSKVELPEVQNAIQAALKEIKNRYDFKGSKSDISLEKEELVLTSDDDFKLEQLKDVLVTKLIKRNVPTKNIDYGKTEHALGGTVRQRAKLISGIDKDNAKKINALIKQSGIKVKSQFQDDQVRVTGKNKDDLQEVISLMRKADLPIDVQFINFR
- a CDS encoding CvfB family protein, whose translation is MRPGEQLTLQIENEMEYGYFLTDGEDSVLLHRSEMTEDIDDRDEVEVYLYVDHEERLAATMKMPTINAHTYGWVEVVDVVEDMGAFVDVGLSKDALVATEHLPPFEEAWPKKGDKLYCMLKVTSYGRMFAKTATEDVISELFTEAPETLMNKEITGTIYRLIATGSFMLTDTGVRGFIHRTERKEEPRLGSEVTGRVIAVKEDGTVNVSLLPRKQDALSVDAEEILTYMRTRNGAMPYWDKSDPEDIRERFQMSKAAFKRALGHLMKNDLVYQEEGWTYEKK
- a CDS encoding BMP family lipoprotein yields the protein MKVKVSILLMAAMLMVLASCSNQQGGPPKSNVKHIGVMLTDDGLGDQSFNDSSFKGLEKARDGLGIEFDYREIAETDTYEKGLAELVKDGNDLIIGVGFSMQEDLEKVAKKYPKKQFLLIDAVSELKNVTSVTFKEEQGSYLAGALAAMTTKSDVIGFVGGVDADVIHRFEKGFQKGAKSVNPKINILSTYAGTFSDAGKGSKIAKEMIKKKADVLYAAAGYTGVGVLKEAQSQGKYAIGVDSDQYYTAEKAVISSMVKKVDEVVYQFSEQLVKNNQIKSGHIVYDLSNDGIDMARIRVLKDAEKLTKKLNGLKQTLLKEEGAAS